In Cellulomonas sp. JZ18, the DNA window GATGTTCTGGCGCAACTACCAGAACACCGTCTACTACACGGTCGTCGCGACGCTCGTGGCGATGGTGCTGACGACGACGTTCGCGTACGCCATCTCCAAGCACCACCTCAAGGGCCGCAAGGTGTTCATCGGCATCGCCGTGTTCACCATGTTCTTCAACGGCGGCCTCATCCCGAACTACGTGCTCGTCAACGAGCTCGGCCTGCGCAACTCGGTGTGGGCCATCGCCCTGCCGAACGCGATCAGCGTGTTCAACCTGCTCGTCATGAAGTCGTTCTTCGAGAACTTCTCCACGGAGCTCGAGGAAGCCGCCGAGATCGACGGGCTGAGCACGTACGGGAAGCTGTGGCGCATCGTCCTGCCGCTGAGCAAGGCGGTCATCGCGACGATGGTGCTCTTCTACGCGGTCTCGTTCTGGAACTCGTGGTTCGCCGCGTTCCTCTACATGGACCACCGCGAGCTGTACCCCGTCACGGTCTACCTGCGCAACCTCATCGCCGGCGCCACGAGCGTCGACGGGGCCGCGGGCTCGCTGGAGGCGACGCAGATCGCCGCCAACGTCAAGGCCGTGACGATGCTGCTCACCGTCCTGCCGATCGTGTGCCTCTACCCCTTCGTGCAGAGGTACTTCGTGTCGGGCGTGATGCTCGGCTCGGTCAAGCAGTGACGCGGCAGTTCCCCCGGTTCCCCCCGCGGTCCGCCCGGACCACGGTCCAC includes these proteins:
- a CDS encoding carbohydrate ABC transporter permease encodes the protein MTVDDVTRLDERLTKPTVRAVKDTRAYRAFRVINATLLVIIAALTLYPFINLAAQAFSSEAYINAGQVSLWPRGFNLTTFDLVMSDQMFWRNYQNTVYYTVVATLVAMVLTTTFAYAISKHHLKGRKVFIGIAVFTMFFNGGLIPNYVLVNELGLRNSVWAIALPNAISVFNLLVMKSFFENFSTELEEAAEIDGLSTYGKLWRIVLPLSKAVIATMVLFYAVSFWNSWFAAFLYMDHRELYPVTVYLRNLIAGATSVDGAAGSLEATQIAANVKAVTMLLTVLPIVCLYPFVQRYFVSGVMLGSVKQ